Proteins from a single region of Corallincola holothuriorum:
- the fliL gene encoding flagellar basal body-associated protein FliL, whose product MAEDLELELDDSEGKKKPVMLIIIAVVVVLLGAGAAFFFLSGGDDAQPVADESAPAAEGAQPAASGEDATTGNALYVALPRPFVFNVPGQGRDRLVQIKVQLLVRGGNNESLAKKHIPMIEGTLLKTFSGANADELSTLEGKERLREQALTDIKSALQGLEGTEVVEQVLFTGFVMQ is encoded by the coding sequence ATGGCTGAAGATCTGGAATTAGAGCTCGACGATAGTGAAGGTAAAAAGAAGCCGGTGATGCTGATCATCATCGCTGTGGTGGTTGTCCTCCTTGGCGCTGGTGCAGCGTTCTTCTTTTTGTCTGGTGGTGATGATGCGCAGCCAGTGGCGGATGAGAGTGCACCGGCGGCAGAAGGAGCCCAGCCTGCGGCCAGTGGTGAAGACGCAACGACAGGTAATGCGCTCTATGTTGCATTGCCTAGACCGTTTGTTTTTAACGTGCCGGGGCAAGGGCGAGACCGCCTGGTACAGATAAAAGTGCAACTTTTGGTACGTGGTGGCAATAACGAATCGTTAGCAAAAAAACATATTCCGATGATTGAAGGCACCTTGTTAAAAACCTTTTCAGGCGCCAACGCAGACGAATTGTCCACGCTGGAAGGAAAAGAGCGTCTCCGCGAGCAGGCATTGACTGACATTAAGTCTGCTCTGCAGGGATTGGAAGGTACGGAAGTGGTGGAACAAGTGTTATTCACCGGCTTCGTGATGCAGTGA
- the fliN gene encoding flagellar motor switch protein FliN has translation MSDDNEDIPDDWAAAFAEQEAAEAGLVEDVAATTEVAEFEELEEEETSLTAEEKRRLDTILDIPVTISMEVGRSQISIRNLLQLNQGSVVELDRVAGEPLDVLVNGTLIAHGEVVVVNDKFGIRLTDVISQTERIKKLK, from the coding sequence ATGAGTGATGATAATGAAGATATCCCTGATGATTGGGCTGCGGCTTTTGCTGAGCAAGAAGCAGCCGAAGCAGGTCTGGTAGAAGACGTTGCGGCGACGACTGAAGTCGCGGAATTTGAGGAGCTGGAGGAGGAAGAAACCTCTCTCACTGCTGAAGAGAAGCGCCGCCTGGATACCATTCTGGATATTCCTGTTACCATTTCGATGGAAGTGGGGCGTAGTCAGATAAGCATTCGTAACCTATTGCAGTTAAATCAGGGATCGGTGGTTGAGCTGGATCGTGTGGCCGGTGAGCCTCTGGATGTATTGGTCAATGGAACCCTCATCGCTCATGGTGAGGTGGTGGTGGTGAATGACAAATTTGGTATCCGTCTAACGGATGTGATTAGTCAAACTGAGCGGATCAAGAAACTCAAGTGA
- the fliR gene encoding flagellar biosynthetic protein FliR, translating to MSIIMETMASYLWPLVRISSMLMVMVALGTQNVSTRIRLGLSVAVTLAAVPALPAPPPIDPFSIQGALVTMHQVIIGTLTGFISVLALHTFVVAGQVVGMQTSLGFASLVDPSNGQSVPVIGQFYLMLATLLFFAIDGHLLMIRIIIESFHTLPVGANGIEAPQFDAVARWMSWVFAGGLALALSALVALLLINFSFGVMTRAAPQLNIFTIGFPVTMLSGLLIIWLTLGNFVGHFEAQWYRGVALMCQVLNDPC from the coding sequence ATGTCGATCATCATGGAAACCATGGCCAGTTATCTTTGGCCATTGGTGCGTATATCCTCCATGTTGATGGTGATGGTTGCGCTTGGCACGCAAAATGTGTCGACACGCATCCGTTTAGGTTTGTCTGTCGCTGTGACACTGGCCGCCGTGCCCGCGTTGCCAGCTCCTCCACCGATTGACCCGTTTTCTATTCAAGGTGCTCTGGTTACCATGCATCAGGTGATCATTGGTACCTTAACAGGCTTCATCTCGGTGCTAGCGCTGCATACATTTGTGGTCGCCGGTCAGGTGGTGGGGATGCAAACTAGTTTGGGGTTTGCTTCGCTGGTTGATCCTAGTAACGGTCAATCAGTGCCGGTTATTGGTCAGTTTTACCTGATGCTGGCAACATTGCTGTTTTTTGCCATCGATGGCCACCTGTTGATGATCCGCATCATCATTGAAAGCTTCCACACCTTGCCGGTCGGCGCGAATGGTATTGAGGCGCCTCAGTTTGATGCGGTGGCTCGCTGGATGAGTTGGGTATTTGCCGGTGGCTTAGCTTTGGCGTTGAGTGCGCTGGTCGCGCTGTTATTGATTAATTTCTCATTTGGTGTCATGACTCGGGCAGCACCACAGCTGAATATTTTCACCATCGGCTTTCCCGTTACTATGTTGTCAGGGTTGCTTATTATCTGGCTTACCTTGGGTAACTTCGTTGGCCACTTTGAAGCGCAATGGTACCGGGGCGTCGCCCTGATGTGCCAAGTGCTTAATGATCCGTGTTAG
- the fliP gene encoding flagellar type III secretion system pore protein FliP (The bacterial flagellar biogenesis protein FliP forms a type III secretion system (T3SS)-type pore required for flagellar assembly.) yields MIRTLILTSLVLLAPNVFAADPIGTALPAVTVTTGADGSQSYSVTLQILALMTMLTFLPAIVIMMTSFTRITVVLAILRQAMGLQQTPSNQVIVGISLFLSFFIMSPVLNQVYDNAVEPYMNERLAMNDAFTQAKMPFREFMLGQTRVKDLETFVEIAGLQDQVTAPEDVPMTVLIPAFITSELKTAFQIGFMLFIPFLIIDLVVASVLMAMGMMMLSPMIVSLPFKLMLFVLVDGWNLVMGTLATSFGL; encoded by the coding sequence ATGATAAGGACGCTCATTCTCACCAGTTTAGTGTTGTTGGCGCCTAACGTTTTCGCCGCGGATCCTATTGGCACCGCGCTGCCCGCCGTGACTGTGACTACGGGGGCAGACGGCTCACAAAGTTATTCGGTGACGCTGCAGATCCTCGCGTTAATGACCATGCTGACTTTCTTGCCAGCGATTGTCATTATGATGACCTCTTTTACCCGCATTACCGTGGTGCTAGCTATTCTTAGACAAGCGATGGGGTTGCAGCAAACGCCTTCGAATCAGGTCATTGTTGGTATCTCACTGTTTTTATCATTTTTTATCATGTCACCTGTGCTCAATCAGGTGTATGACAATGCTGTTGAGCCCTACATGAATGAAAGGTTGGCAATGAATGACGCGTTCACTCAGGCCAAGATGCCATTTCGTGAATTTATGTTGGGACAAACTCGGGTTAAAGATCTGGAAACTTTTGTTGAGATCGCTGGCCTTCAAGATCAGGTGACTGCACCGGAAGATGTACCGATGACGGTGCTAATCCCAGCATTCATTACCAGTGAATTGAAAACGGCATTTCAGATCGGTTTTATGCTATTCATTCCGTTTTTGATTATCGATTTGGTGGTTGCCAGCGTATTGATGGCGATGGGTATGATGATGCTGTCGCCGATGATTGTTTCTCTACCGTTTAAACTGATGTTGTTTGTGTTAGTGGATGGATGGAACCTAGTGATGGGCACGTTAGCGACCAGTTTCGGTCTCTAG
- the fliM gene encoding flagellar motor switch protein FliM yields the protein MAVSDLLSQDEIDALLHGVDDVEEDEASDGGGDGAAQYDFSSQDRIVRGRMPTLEIVNERFARHMRISLFNMMRRTAEVSINGVQMIKFGEYVHTLFVPTSLNMVRFRPLKGTGLITMEARLVFILVDNFFGGDGRYHAKIEGREFTPTERRIIQMLLKIIFEDYREAWAPVMDSEFEYLDSEVNPAMANIVSPTEVIVVSSFHIELDGGGGDFHIALPYSMLEPIRELLDAGVQSDKEDTDMRWSKALRDEIMDVPVGLHAMLLDKVLSLKEIMELKVGDVIPVEMPEHATVYVEELPTYRAKLGRSRDNLALKIAEKIKRPESVKSDLEMVTRQGVRIDSEAELEELERTIGEP from the coding sequence ATGGCGGTAAGCGATCTTTTATCACAAGACGAAATTGATGCGCTGTTACATGGTGTTGATGACGTCGAAGAGGATGAGGCCAGTGATGGTGGCGGCGACGGTGCTGCTCAATATGACTTCTCTTCTCAAGACCGAATTGTTCGGGGTCGTATGCCGACCCTGGAGATCGTTAATGAACGCTTTGCCCGCCATATGCGGATCAGCTTATTCAATATGATGCGCCGCACCGCTGAGGTGTCGATCAACGGCGTACAGATGATTAAGTTTGGTGAATACGTACACACTCTATTTGTACCTACATCACTTAACATGGTGCGTTTTCGTCCATTGAAAGGTACCGGGCTTATCACCATGGAAGCCAGATTGGTCTTCATCTTGGTGGATAACTTTTTTGGTGGTGATGGTCGTTATCATGCCAAGATCGAAGGTCGTGAATTTACACCGACCGAGCGCCGTATTATTCAGATGCTGCTGAAGATTATCTTTGAGGATTATCGCGAAGCTTGGGCGCCGGTGATGGACAGTGAATTCGAATATCTCGATTCAGAAGTTAACCCCGCCATGGCGAATATTGTCAGTCCAACCGAAGTGATCGTGGTGAGCTCATTCCACATCGAACTGGATGGTGGTGGTGGTGATTTCCACATCGCTTTGCCCTATTCGATGCTTGAGCCTATTCGTGAACTGCTTGATGCCGGTGTACAGAGTGATAAAGAAGACACTGACATGCGTTGGTCTAAGGCGTTGCGTGATGAGATCATGGACGTGCCGGTGGGTCTTCATGCAATGTTATTGGATAAGGTTTTAAGTTTAAAAGAGATTATGGAGCTCAAGGTTGGCGATGTGATCCCGGTGGAGATGCCGGAGCATGCCACCGTGTATGTCGAAGAGCTACCGACTTATCGCGCCAAGTTAGGCCGATCCAGAGACAATTTAGCGCTTAAAATCGCCGAAAAGATTAAACGTCCTGAATCTGTGAAGTCAGATCTGGAGATGGTCACCCGACAAGGCGTTCGCATTGATAGCGAAGCCGAATTAGAAGAACTCGAACGAACCATAGGGGAGCCCTGA
- the fliQ gene encoding flagellar biosynthesis protein FliQ, with protein MSPEMFVDIFRDALFVVLTMVAAIILPSLGIGLVVAVFQAATSINEQTLSFLPRLIVTLLTLMFLANWLVRVLMDFTINMIKEIPMVIG; from the coding sequence ATGAGCCCAGAAATGTTTGTCGACATCTTCCGTGATGCACTGTTTGTGGTGTTGACCATGGTCGCTGCGATTATTTTACCCTCTTTGGGTATTGGTTTAGTGGTGGCGGTATTTCAGGCCGCGACGTCGATTAATGAACAAACCCTTAGCTTTTTACCCCGCCTGATTGTCACTCTGTTGACGTTGATGTTTCTCGCCAATTGGCTGGTGCGCGTATTGATGGATTTCACCATTAATATGATTAAAGAGATCCCCATGGTTATTGGCTGA
- the flhB gene encoding flagellar biosynthesis protein FlhB yields the protein MAEDTDQERTEDPTPRRLQQAREKGQVARSKELNTAAVLLASAFGMMIFGQSLAETLAKVMKRLFTLNRDESHDVNQMMSAWPDALMQLLFPMGGFIAMLFVATLAGSILMGGITFSSQAMAPKLSKMSPAKGFKRMFGVQALVELLKAVAKFAFIALFAFLLLSFKFEEILHISVESFPGNIAHAVELLLFMFIILCLSLLFIVAIDVPFQIWNHTKQLRMTKQEVRDEMKDVEGRPEVKGRVRQMQREIAQRRMMGDVPKADVVVTNPTHYSVALKYDVNGVSAPRVIAKGNDEVAMKIREIAREKEVPIMVAPPLARAIYYTTKLGKEIPDGLFVAVAQVLAYVYQLNEYKKGTGKKPTPLPKELPIPDELKH from the coding sequence ATGGCTGAAGATACCGATCAGGAACGTACAGAAGACCCCACACCCCGACGATTACAACAGGCACGAGAAAAAGGCCAGGTTGCTCGCTCTAAGGAGCTTAATACCGCTGCGGTATTGCTGGCATCGGCATTTGGCATGATGATCTTTGGCCAATCGCTGGCCGAAACGCTCGCTAAGGTTATGAAGCGTCTGTTTACGTTGAACCGTGATGAGAGCCATGACGTTAACCAGATGATGAGTGCCTGGCCCGATGCGCTGATGCAACTGCTCTTTCCCATGGGGGGCTTTATTGCCATGTTGTTCGTGGCAACGCTGGCTGGCTCCATTTTGATGGGGGGGATCACCTTTAGTAGTCAAGCGATGGCTCCCAAGTTGAGCAAGATGTCGCCGGCCAAAGGCTTTAAGCGGATGTTTGGGGTGCAAGCGCTGGTGGAGCTGCTGAAGGCGGTGGCGAAATTTGCATTTATTGCCCTGTTTGCATTCTTATTGCTGTCGTTTAAATTCGAAGAGATCCTGCATATCAGTGTCGAGTCTTTTCCTGGCAACATCGCCCATGCAGTAGAGCTGCTGCTGTTCATGTTTATCATTCTCTGCCTTTCGCTGCTGTTTATTGTCGCGATCGATGTGCCGTTTCAGATCTGGAATCACACCAAACAGCTGCGCATGACCAAGCAAGAGGTGCGCGATGAGATGAAAGATGTAGAAGGGCGTCCGGAAGTGAAGGGGCGCGTTCGTCAGATGCAGCGAGAAATTGCTCAACGCCGAATGATGGGTGATGTGCCGAAAGCGGACGTTGTGGTGACTAACCCGACGCACTATTCCGTGGCTTTGAAGTATGATGTGAATGGCGTCAGCGCACCGCGAGTTATCGCAAAAGGTAATGACGAGGTGGCGATGAAGATCCGTGAGATTGCCCGTGAAAAAGAGGTGCCAATAATGGTGGCACCGCCATTGGCTCGGGCAATTTACTACACCACGAAGCTGGGCAAGGAGATCCCGGACGGTCTGTTCGTTGCGGTTGCCCAAGTGCTCGCTTATGTATACCAGTTAAATGAGTACAAGAAGGGCACCGGGAAAAAGCCTACGCCTCTGCCAAAAGAGTTACCTATCCCGGATGAACTAAAGCATTAA
- the flhA gene encoding flagellar biosynthesis protein FlhA — protein sequence MDLKATLGSLDFQRVRQIQGIGAPIIVLAALAMVVLPMPALLLDMLFSFNIALALVVLLVTIYTLRPLEFAAFPTVLLVTTLLRLALNVASTRVVLLRGHEGPDAAGNVIEAFGSVVIGGNYAVGLVVFAILVIINFVVVTKGAGRISEVSARFTLDAMPGKQMAIDADLNAGLISQDQARTRRDDIAREADFYGSMDGASKFVKGDAVAGILILFINVIGGFIIGMVQHDLAFSEALEIYTLLTIGDGLVAQIPGLLLSIGAAIMVTRQSASADMGQQVLSQMFDNPKALIISAGLLFLMGIVPGMPHLAFLTLAFAAGGMAYLMHRRRAAAALAEAEAAAKAASPEQQAAAAAAAPKELGWDDVRPVDIIGLEVGYRLIPLVDKGQGGELLNRIKGVRRKLSQELGFLVPAVHIRDNLDLPPNTYRVSLMGVSVGEAEIRHDCEMAINPGQVFGRVDGIDTKDPAFGLEATWISPDQREHAQTLGYTVVDAATVVATHLSQVLTNNAASLLGHEEVQNLLDILAKNYPKLVEGLVPEMLPLGHIAKVLQNLLNEGVPVRDMRSIIQTLKEYAMKSQDPDVLTAACRISLRRMICQEINGIDEEMPVITLAPELEQMLHQSMQAAGNEGAGIEPGLAERMQGALIESAQQQELAGQPAILLTSGILRSTLSRFVKNTIPSLRVLSYQEIPDDKQIKIISSIGQ from the coding sequence ATGGATCTTAAAGCAACATTAGGCAGTCTGGATTTTCAACGGGTACGTCAGATCCAAGGGATCGGGGCGCCGATTATTGTATTGGCAGCGTTGGCCATGGTTGTGTTGCCGATGCCTGCACTGCTGCTGGATATGCTGTTCTCATTCAATATTGCGCTGGCGTTGGTGGTCTTATTAGTTACCATCTATACGCTGCGGCCGTTAGAGTTCGCCGCTTTCCCTACCGTACTTCTGGTAACTACTTTACTGCGTTTGGCGTTGAACGTTGCTTCAACACGAGTGGTGTTATTGCGTGGTCATGAAGGCCCTGACGCCGCGGGTAATGTGATTGAGGCGTTTGGCTCAGTGGTGATTGGTGGTAACTATGCCGTCGGTCTGGTGGTGTTCGCCATTCTGGTCATTATTAACTTCGTGGTAGTTACTAAAGGTGCAGGGCGTATTTCTGAAGTAAGCGCGCGCTTTACTTTGGATGCGATGCCCGGCAAACAGATGGCTATTGATGCCGACCTGAATGCCGGCTTAATCAGCCAGGATCAGGCAAGAACTCGACGGGATGACATTGCCCGTGAAGCAGACTTTTATGGCTCGATGGATGGTGCCAGTAAGTTCGTTAAAGGTGATGCTGTCGCCGGTATTCTTATTCTATTTATTAACGTGATCGGCGGTTTTATCATCGGTATGGTGCAGCATGATCTGGCGTTTTCTGAAGCGCTAGAGATCTACACCCTGCTGACTATCGGTGACGGTTTGGTGGCGCAGATCCCTGGGCTGCTCCTCTCTATCGGTGCCGCCATTATGGTGACACGTCAAAGCGCCTCGGCAGACATGGGGCAGCAAGTGTTGTCACAGATGTTTGATAACCCGAAAGCGCTGATTATCTCCGCTGGCTTACTGTTCCTGATGGGTATTGTACCTGGCATGCCTCACCTGGCTTTCTTAACACTGGCGTTTGCTGCTGGCGGTATGGCTTACCTGATGCACCGTCGCCGGGCTGCTGCAGCACTTGCGGAAGCCGAGGCGGCAGCCAAAGCTGCCAGCCCAGAACAGCAAGCGGCTGCCGCAGCGGCAGCGCCGAAAGAGTTGGGTTGGGATGATGTTCGCCCAGTGGATATTATTGGTCTGGAAGTGGGTTATCGTCTCATTCCGCTGGTGGATAAAGGCCAAGGTGGTGAGTTACTTAATCGTATTAAGGGCGTGCGTCGTAAGTTGAGTCAAGAACTTGGCTTCCTCGTGCCAGCTGTGCATATTCGGGATAATTTAGATCTGCCGCCAAATACTTATCGCGTGTCATTGATGGGCGTTTCTGTCGGGGAAGCGGAGATCCGTCATGATTGCGAGATGGCCATCAATCCAGGACAAGTGTTTGGTCGTGTCGATGGTATCGACACAAAAGATCCGGCCTTTGGCCTAGAAGCAACCTGGATCTCACCTGATCAGCGTGAGCATGCCCAAACACTCGGATATACCGTGGTTGACGCGGCAACGGTTGTCGCCACACATCTGTCACAAGTGCTGACCAACAATGCCGCAAGCTTACTGGGTCATGAAGAGGTGCAGAATCTATTGGATATTCTCGCGAAAAATTATCCGAAGCTGGTTGAAGGTTTGGTACCTGAAATGTTGCCGTTAGGCCATATCGCCAAGGTGCTGCAAAACCTGCTGAATGAAGGTGTGCCTGTGCGAGATATGCGTAGCATCATCCAGACGCTGAAAGAGTACGCGATGAAGAGTCAAGATCCTGACGTCCTGACTGCGGCTTGTCGAATCTCTCTTCGTCGGATGATCTGCCAAGAAATCAATGGGATAGACGAAGAAATGCCAGTTATCACATTGGCGCCAGAGTTGGAACAGATGTTGCACCAGTCTATGCAGGCCGCCGGAAATGAAGGTGCAGGTATTGAACCTGGGTTGGCCGAGCGGATGCAGGGGGCTTTGATTGAATCAGCCCAGCAGCAAGAATTGGCAGGGCAACCAGCCATCTTACTGACCTCAGGGATCCTTCGCTCAACGCTATCGCGTTTTGTGAAGAATACAATTCCTAGCCTGCGAGTGCTGTCGTATCAGGAGATACCTGACGACAAGCAGATAAAGATTATCTCGTCTATCGGACAGTAG
- a CDS encoding MinD/ParA family ATP-binding protein — MINEFSDQASGLRKMKRAQMVKVIAVTGGKGGVGKTNVSINTAVAMAEQGKRVLVLDADLGLGNVDVMLGLRVQHNLSHVLSGEVDLDDILLDGPKGIKIVPASSGTQSMVELSPTQHAGLIRAFSELRTEFDVLLVDTAAGISEMVLSFSRAAQDVMVVVCDEPTSITDAYALIKLLSREHGVFRFKIVANMVRSLREGQELFAKLTRVTDRFLDVALELVATIPFDENVRKAVRKQQVVADAFPKSAASIAFRTLAAKAVNWPIPSQPTGHLEFFIEQLLQNPELIEE; from the coding sequence ATGATTAATGAGTTTTCCGACCAGGCGAGTGGTTTAAGAAAAATGAAGCGCGCTCAGATGGTAAAAGTAATTGCCGTCACCGGTGGTAAAGGTGGCGTAGGCAAAACGAATGTGTCGATCAATACCGCAGTGGCCATGGCCGAACAGGGAAAGCGGGTATTGGTGCTGGATGCCGATTTAGGCTTGGGTAACGTAGATGTGATGCTAGGCCTGCGGGTGCAACACAATCTATCCCATGTGCTTTCTGGTGAAGTCGATTTGGATGACATCCTGTTGGATGGTCCCAAAGGTATCAAGATCGTTCCAGCCTCTTCTGGCACACAATCAATGGTTGAATTGTCGCCAACGCAACATGCTGGACTGATCCGCGCGTTTAGCGAATTGCGGACGGAGTTTGATGTCCTGCTTGTTGATACTGCGGCAGGTATCTCTGAGATGGTGTTGAGTTTTTCTCGCGCAGCTCAGGATGTCATGGTGGTGGTTTGTGATGAACCCACTTCAATTACCGACGCCTATGCGTTGATCAAGCTATTAAGCCGCGAACACGGCGTGTTCCGTTTTAAGATTGTCGCCAATATGGTGAGAAGCTTGCGGGAAGGTCAGGAGTTGTTTGCTAAACTTACGCGAGTCACGGATCGTTTTCTCGATGTCGCATTAGAGTTGGTTGCGACCATTCCTTTTGACGAAAACGTGCGTAAAGCGGTACGTAAGCAACAAGTGGTAGCTGATGCGTTTCCAAAATCTGCTGCATCTATCGCTTTTAGAACCTTGGCAGCCAAGGCTGTGAATTGGCCAATTCCATCACAACCGACAGGCCACTTAGAGTTTTTTATTGAACAATTGCTACAGAACCCTGAATTAATCGAAGAATAA
- the fliO gene encoding flagellar biosynthetic protein FliO, which produces MSIANLLLFSAPVVAQPSAGGGVATSQLLSLLFSLITVLAIILILAWLLRRFNIGAAGGRGAMKVVATLALGRNERVVLVSLGDKQLLLGVTGQQINLLHTFDEPISLDTADSAQAMPLLFQEKLRGFLNKTEKS; this is translated from the coding sequence GTGAGTATCGCTAATTTGCTGTTATTTTCAGCGCCTGTCGTCGCACAACCCAGTGCTGGTGGCGGCGTTGCTACGTCACAACTGCTCTCCCTGTTGTTTTCTCTGATCACTGTTTTAGCCATTATTCTTATTTTGGCTTGGCTACTGCGCCGATTTAATATTGGTGCCGCTGGTGGCCGTGGTGCAATGAAAGTTGTTGCCACCTTAGCGCTGGGTCGCAACGAACGGGTTGTATTGGTCTCTTTAGGTGATAAGCAACTCCTGCTCGGTGTCACCGGACAACAGATAAACCTGTTGCATACCTTTGACGAGCCTATATCGCTGGACACCGCCGACTCTGCACAGGCGATGCCGTTGCTGTTTCAGGAAAAGCTTCGTGGATTTTTGAATAAGACGGAAAAATCATGA
- the flhF gene encoding flagellar biosynthesis protein FlhF, with translation MKIKRFFAKDMRTALNEVKATLGADAVIMSNKKVTGGIEIVAAVDYDAAKKKTEKAAPAASMEGEPSFASLRNKLNQVARQQPPKPIAEARIHKKMPEQEPVADSLQALLSRQNKSAMSPESLSSADESMPPMGASAQRPLASRQAPQPIGQRNEFERSAAAASLRPQSPSRGSNNSDMEQMKAEMAQLRKLLEHQLSGLMWQEVERREPMRAMLVKQLKSMGFADELADQLACYIPEDMAGHEAWPKVQQLVADQLLTNNDEIMRDGGIVALLGPTGVGKTTTIAKIAARYAMQYGVDQVALVTTDTYRIGAHEQLSTYGRILGCPVKVAKDADELANVLHQLRHRSLVLIDTAGMGQRDTRLTEQLQTLMSNSEHQIKNYLVLSATAQRQVLQEAVSHFRRIPLAGCIFTKLDECLSLGEILSVTIQNALPIGYLTDGQRVPEDIQVADPAYLVTKATELMESNSQGEGYLWTTDAFSEMNSELYD, from the coding sequence ATGAAGATTAAGCGTTTTTTTGCCAAAGATATGCGCACAGCATTAAACGAAGTTAAAGCAACCTTGGGTGCAGATGCTGTCATCATGTCCAATAAGAAAGTGACCGGTGGTATTGAAATTGTTGCTGCCGTTGATTACGACGCCGCGAAAAAGAAAACTGAAAAAGCAGCGCCGGCGGCAAGCATGGAGGGTGAGCCATCATTCGCCAGCTTACGAAACAAATTGAATCAGGTCGCTCGTCAGCAACCGCCAAAGCCAATTGCTGAAGCGCGTATTCATAAGAAGATGCCAGAACAGGAGCCTGTAGCGGATTCCCTCCAGGCACTGTTATCTCGTCAGAACAAGTCAGCCATGTCGCCAGAGTCATTATCGTCAGCTGATGAGTCAATGCCGCCTATGGGGGCTTCGGCACAACGGCCATTGGCCTCGAGACAAGCGCCGCAGCCCATTGGTCAACGTAACGAATTTGAACGTTCTGCAGCGGCGGCTTCATTGCGACCTCAGTCGCCTTCTCGTGGCAGCAATAATAGTGACATGGAGCAGATGAAAGCTGAGATGGCGCAGCTGCGTAAACTTCTAGAACACCAACTGTCTGGGTTGATGTGGCAAGAAGTTGAGCGTAGAGAGCCAATGCGTGCCATGCTGGTTAAACAGCTTAAAAGCATGGGTTTTGCTGATGAACTGGCAGACCAACTGGCCTGCTATATTCCCGAAGATATGGCCGGGCATGAAGCATGGCCTAAAGTTCAACAGCTGGTCGCCGACCAATTATTGACTAATAATGATGAAATCATGCGTGACGGCGGTATTGTTGCCCTGTTGGGACCAACAGGGGTTGGTAAGACCACGACTATCGCCAAAATCGCTGCGCGTTATGCGATGCAATATGGTGTGGATCAGGTGGCATTAGTTACAACAGATACCTACCGTATTGGTGCTCATGAGCAGCTGTCGACTTACGGTCGTATTCTTGGTTGTCCGGTAAAAGTCGCGAAAGACGCTGATGAGTTAGCGAATGTATTACACCAATTGCGTCACCGCTCATTGGTATTAATAGATACCGCGGGAATGGGACAGCGTGATACTCGTTTGACTGAACAGTTGCAGACATTGATGAGTAATAGTGAGCATCAGATTAAGAACTATTTGGTGTTATCGGCAACGGCTCAGCGACAAGTATTACAAGAAGCCGTTTCTCACTTCCGTCGCATACCGCTGGCAGGTTGTATTTTCACCAAACTTGATGAGTGTTTGAGTTTAGGGGAAATTCTAAGTGTTACAATTCAAAACGCTTTGCCAATCGGGTATCTTACCGATGGACAAAGGGTTCCAGAAGATATTCAGGTCGCAGATCCTGCATATCTTGTGACGAAAGCAACAGAGCTGATGGAAAGTAATAGCCAGGGTGAGGGTTATCTCTGGACAACCGATGCATTCAGTGAGATGAATTCTGAATTATATGATTAA